tagtgtgctatttctccattcttctggcatcttatgtgtcctcaaaataatattaaagaggttTGTCAGCCAACGAATACCCTCTTCTCCTAAACCtctccacacctcaatcgggaTGTTATCTGGCCTGATTGCTTTTGTTCTCCCCAtttttttgagagcttctcctacttcttCTGTGGTAAAATCACTCGTTGACCCATATTCCAGTGGTCTTTGGGCGTCGAAAATTTGGTTATCCCCCTCCTTTGGCCCCTAGACTTATTGAGTAGCTGAGAGAAATACTGGAGCCATCTGgttttgatgtcctcttgtctcAAGAGGATTCGTCCTCCCTCATActtgatgtatttcactgcctctaagtcttgtCGCTGCCTGGACCTAGTctttgccaacttaaaaatctacttctccccctctttggtGTCAAGCTTATGATACAAGTCCTCATAACCACAATTTTTTGCCTCCGTAACCGCTTTCTTTGCCGCCcgctttgcttctttatagctcACTCTCTTTTCTATCCTATCCTCCTCTTCCGTGCATGCCATAAGTtccttaaatctcttgtttttatcctttatcttcttttccacctcatcgttccaccaccacgactctttgaacacttttggtttaccCGACGACACCCCCAAGGTCTCCTTTGCccttaaatctcttgttttttCCATGTTCACCCACAATTCATTCGCATCCTCTGACTGACTTGGGAAGCCCAATAAGCTTATCTTGCTTGACAGGGTAGTGACCATATCCCCTTTAAGTCTCCCCCACATGATCTTTCCCGTGGTCTCGACCTTTTTCACTACGATTTTCTTTCTCATCCTGTAAACTAGTACTAAAAGCCTGTGTTGGGTGGGCATCTCTGtacctgtaacaccccggcccttAGGACTGCTTGtaactactcatggagactgtagactgtagattggccccacaaaccaacataagtctttccagcgTACTTTGACCTCACTCGTACGCACCCGAgaacacttcccaggaggtcacccatcctaagattgctccccaccaagcacgcttaactgtggagttcttagcaaatgggctccctagaaaagaagatgcaccttgttaatatgagtagtctatcaatcctttttaaaactaaatctGTGGTATTAATATTTGTTTGTTCTTTATCGTAATATTTCTtcagtttatgttattagtctTACTACTTGTTTTGTGTTACCGTATCTTGCTATTTGCCTTCTCAGGTCTTGGGCCGAGGGTCTCACTAACCGCAAAAATCTTATCTTCTCTATTAAGGATATGGTTTGGTGTCATTCAAACCTCCCAAGACCCTGTTCGTATCTTCTATTCACTATGAGTTGGATATGCTGATGATATCGTTTTGAATAATTTAAGGACCCTATGCGAAAATTTAAATATGAACTtgcatgttttattttttttgacatttgtgaatttaacaaaatttaaactaCTCATATTCTAATAAAATGTTCCATTTAGTTTTGCATACTTGCAATACTTGTCGATACAATTTAATATtgtcaaaatttatattaagataaatcaaataagacttcgttcacttgactatgtttaaaCTTATagatttgatattatttattttttggataGATCACATCATCAAATTATTACTAATAATTCAATCAcaattattcattttctataaATCAAGCTAAATTGATTTGattgattattgttttttgCCTTATTTATTGCATTTATGTGGTGATATCATCAATTTGAGTGATATCAATGCTTATCTATagaattattaattgattatttctaaTGTTTGATATAAAGATATAACTACTTGCAAATGTTTAGCAAAAAATATTCCATGAAATAATAACACACCATTAGGAGTTTCTCTTTTTAGTATATAGACTatagatttcaatcaaaatcCAATCCATATTCTACTTTAGTGATATCAACCCATTTAAAAAAACATGCATAAACACATTGGACTTCTAAGATGAATTTGGGGAGTTtagtatttatagaaaataaggcaggggtgtttggtaaataGCTTATATTTGATAGCTGATTACATTGATTGATTTGACcagttgtttttgaacaagctgttTACGTCTTTCAaacaactaatttatcaaatactgACATTAGATAATTTGACTATCCAACcgtttatttatattaaaataatttaaattatttaataataataaactattCCCTAACGCCCATATACAAATGCAAAACACATAAATAGAGCATAATTACCATGATAAAAAAAAGCAATAGTTTAAGGTTATAAACTCTGAATTGATAATTTTAATATCTAAATTAAacactttaaaataattgatccatttaaggttataaacttgtaaaaaaaaattaatcatttttaagttaaaattgattttttttaattgatctatttaaggtttaatttagttgaaatttATAGCTTTAATGTCATAATTAATACTTTTAAGGACAAAAttgagtttttgtttttgaatttttaaccttttttatttttgacttttgtgTTGACCTACTTATACCATCTCATATTAAGACGTCTCTCTatttaatcacaaattcttaatagactaattatatgggcCTATGGCCACGGCATAATTTGAAAAGGTAACTAAAGTGAACTTTTTCTAGAGTATATAAACATATAGGAGTAAAATCTTGGGTTAAAAACCTAACGAAACTTGATCATCATTAGAAAAAAACTCTGTTTTCTGTGATATCGTACCTTATACAAGTAAAAATATAGATGACAAACTGggtaaaatattgaaaaacctCTCATAAAAACGGTGATTCATCAAACCCAAGTGCAATCTATAACCAAAAATCATATCTCTTTTGTTGGAAAAAAAGGTAAGATTTTTGGGTCTTTGATTATCtggaaattattatttttggagaaTTACCCATCATTAAAATCTTCTTCAGTAACTCGGAAGTATTTGTTATTTTACAGTTTTGTCTTCATCATTATATTTTCCGTTTTGCCATAATTGAAGTCTATTTTCATTAGTATATGTTCTTTATTATTGATTGCTTTTCCTTTATATTGCTTATTTATTGAACCGATATTGCAtttattatgttgtttatggaATTGGATTCTATATAAAGGAATCTTCATCTATATATAACTAGCTAGATAGAtaaatagatagatagatatatcAGTGTTGTGTGATGATCATTAGTATTTTTTACttgaattttgattgttgttttGTTGGGTTTTAAGATAAGGATGCTGAAACAAATTTGGTTTTATGTAATGTGTGTACTAATTTTGAGTGAATGTTCATCTGGGTTGTATCATAGTTTGTTTTCCTGTTTTTTTGTTCTTATGGGATTGATCATAATGATTTCTATGATAGTTTGGATTgattgataattgttcatttGTATGTGTTTCATTCAGATTGACTATCGATGCAGGATAGTTTAATGGAAAGTAGGGGCCAAAAGAGATCTGATATTGCTGAAGAATTGCCTTCTGATAAAAGGGCATGTAGTTCTTTGGAGATTAGGCCAAATGTGTCGTATGTAAACCCCGAAACACTTGCTGATTCAGTGAGTAAAGAAGTTACAACCCGTGATGGTGATATGGAGACTTCATCTTCATCAGATTCGGACTCAGATCATTCTGATGATGAAGCCGAAAGGGATTTTCAATATGGATCTGATGTGGATGATCATCGATTAAGAACTCTTCAAAGGTTACAACGCAGTCATTCATATATCGACAGTGCAAAACTTAAGAGAATTATACCTAATTTGAACAATGATGCTGATCCTTGTGGGCAATTAATGGCCTTGACTGAACTGTGTGAACTTATTTCATTTTGTACAGAAGGGTCTTTATCAAGTATGATAGCTGAACAATTAGCTTCACCATTGGTAAAATTGGCAAAGCATGAGAACAACCCTGATATCATGCTATTAGCTACCAGGGCTATAACTTATTTATGTGATGTTTTTCATTGGTCGTCGAGATTACTTGTAAGGCATGATGCAGTACCTGTGCTGTGTCAGCGGTTGACGGTTATCGAGTATCTGGACGTAGCTGAACTTGTATGGCTTGTTTATGCTTACTAAATCTTATCTAGATTTTGTGACCTTATATAAGATTTTGTTTTCGTTATGCGTTATTTCGtaattttattgtttgattcatTAAAGTCATTTGCTTTGTGTAGTGCTTACAAGCATTAGAGAAAATATCACACAATCAGCCACTCGCATGTCTGCAATCGGGGGCAATAATGGCTGTTTTGAATTATATAGATTTCTTTTCGACCTCTGTCCAGGTAAGCTAACATGAAGTAATTGGGagaagtgatcaattataagaTGGTTGTTGTTTTTTATGAATTcagattgtttttctttttactaGAGAACTGCGATTCGtattattgtcaatttatgTAAGGAGCTACGATGTGATAGTTCCTCGCCTTTCATGGAGGCCGTTCCTATATTGTGTAACCTTTTGCAACATGAGGATCGACAGGTGCGCTTTACTTCCTGTCATGTTAGTGTTAGATTTTTCCATGAATTTATATTTTAGACGGTTTTCTTTGTGTTGTTCTATGTGCTCGCTTATTCGGTTTAAATCTTCAGCTTGTGGAGCTTGTAGCTACTTGTTTGATCAAAGTAGGAGATTGTGTGAAAGACTCTTCTGCATTGTTGAGTGAGCTATATGGTCATGGGGTTGTTAATCATGTCACTCGTCTCATAGACGTGAATAGTCGAATTAGTTTAAGCCAATCAACATACACGGTAAGCTATGTTTATTTCTAATTCAGAGTAGTATTTACAAAATTATCTTTTTCGGAAAAGAACTTTGCCTTTAGTATGTAATAGGGAAGCACCATGGTCATGTTTTCTTCTATTAAATTGTGATACAGGGTCTAGTTGGCCTAGTTTCCAAAATTGCATCTGGATCAGCTGACGTTGTTAGTACTCTTTTCGAGCTTGACATCGGTAGAATATTAAAGGATGTTTTATCGAACTCTGATGTTTCTCAAGGAACACCTTCGCCTCGCGCATTGCACAACAATAATGCTCAGGTTTGTTGGATTTTACTCTTCTTCATGACTTATCTATCAAGGGGCTTCTCGTCTTAGTTGGGCATTGTGCTTTTGATTGTGTAACTAACAATGTCATCGGAATGTAACTGTGTTCAATTCATATTATTTTGAACGACAtgtgttttgttttttcttgGATCATGATGCCATAGTTTTTTAATGAAGCGAGAAAAAGAAAATCATGAACATAGGACATCGTTTATTCTCATAGAGGACATTGCTTATCCTATTTTGGTGCTGGGGGCTTCTCTACTTCAAATTAGGTgacattatttttttgatttaatcAAAAACCTTAATATTTAGGTGCAAGAAATTCTGAAGTTGCTTCATGAGCTCCTTCCTGAAGTAACTAGTAATCAAAACGAAGAACTTATGTCAAGCATCGAAAAAAGTTTGCATGATCAGTCTTTTAGACTTCTAAAGTTCGGATTGGATGCTCTTCCTACATTGGTGCAGGTTGGCCCATTCATACGTAGGCACATTTACCGTCGTTTTTTTTCCCTGTCAGTTTCTATGTTTTTGTAATGTCACTATTCTGTTGCAGGTGGTTAGCTCTGGTGCAAATTTATATGTCTGCTACGGATGCCTTTCAATTATCCGAAGAATAGTTTATTTCAGCAAACCTGAGGATCTTCTCAAGTTATTTGAGGGTATTAACATTGCAAGGTAAGGGATCTTTGTACTTTTatgctatgttacttggacttggatactggtacgtttccaagtgtcggatacgtctaaatattcaatttttcgcctaaaatgaagtgactaagtgccataccaatgtccaagcttcaaggatcggacacggctACATAAAGCAAAATGAAGACTCCAAGTAACATAGCTTTTATGGCGTGTTCCTTTATAATTTTGTATATAAGTATTTCTCTGAATCGCATGACAGCTTCTTAGCAGGAATCTTCACTCGAAATGATAATCATGTTCGTCTAATAGCTCTACAGATTACTGAAATGATACTGGAAAAGCTTTCTAATATCGTGATGCCAGCTTTTGTCAAGGAAGGTGTTCTCTTTGCAATTGATAACCTTCTCATCCCCGATAATTCTTTGCAGACAACATTTCCGTTGCTCAACTCTACCCAAAATAATAAAGCTGCTGAAAGCAAGGTTATGAGGTGCTTGTGCTACACCTATTGTACCCGGGATCCGAAACCCATGTTAGATTCTGACTTATGCAAAGCTAACAAGGATTCTATTCATAGCCTTGCTGAAGAAATAAAGATGAAATACTTCTCCGTAGAATCAAATGGTTCTGAAAGTATGGTTACTGATTTGCTTCAGGATCTTAGGAATGATTCTTTGATAATTAATGATCTCGTTAAGATATCCCCAGCTTTGGAAACAGATGCTCAGAGTGAAGAGAGACTTAGAAGTGTTTTGGAAAAGGTCATACTTCAACTTGGTGGAGATGCACCTATCTCAACATTTGAACTCATAGAAAGCGGTATTATAAAGGCATTGCTGAACTACCTTTCTAATGGTCAATTCTTAAGTAGTTCTAATATTCCTAATGACCCATCTCATGTTTATGTTGTACAAAAAAGATTTGAGGCCTTTGCAAGAATATCTTTGTCATCTCATGATTCAGGCTCGCAAGACTTGCCTCTATCTTCGCTGGTAAAAAAATTACAGATTGCCCTGTCAACGGTGGAAAGTTTTCCGATCATGGCAGGCTATTCAACAAGAAATAGAGTCTCTTATGCAGCTATTCCTAATGATTGCCCCATTTTGTATCCATGTGTCAGAGTTCGTTTTGTGAGGGGAGAAAACGATGTGTGTTTGTTTGACTACTCAAAAGATGCTATCAGTGTTGATCCTTTTTGCCTTGTGGAAGAAATTGAACAGTTTCTGCGTCCCAAAGTCAAGAAAACAAAAGTGGAATTATCAGATAACATTCCCGATGTTTCATCTGATATGCAGGTTAGCTTCTTGCTAAATTATGTCGTGTAATATCATTATGTAATCTAAAGAAAATTATACTCTCTCAAGTCTTGAGTCTTGACTCTATGATTCTTGTTGAACAGTGAAATGGTTTTCTTAATTCCCACCAATGATTATAAATGGACAGAAATTCCCACGAAAGATCTTACTTAATCTACTTTTGAAGTACTCGTAGAGAATGTTGATTTATGTATTCTATAAAACTACTGCTTTAGTGGGGTTGGAAGCCTTTTTGTGCATTAATgtgattgatttttaatttttgctttgTTTTTCAGAGTTCTTTAGAAGAGGAAACTTACTCATCAAAGGCAACTGAAAACCTGATAGGTAAGTGTGCATGGCATGCTATGTCTGTTGATTGTCTTACCAATGTGCAAACCTCTGAAATCTTTATTTTTTAGGTGCACAAACTAAGAAATTAGGGGAAAGGAATGTGTTTTCACCAACGTTCCCATGTAATCTTAACCAGCATGTAGGCATGATTGTGATCTGAGGGCAACAAAGTTAACCAATAAGGAAATTgtgcaatttttaaaaaacttccTGAAACGGAATATGACGAATTTAAAAAACTACAAGTATAATTCAACTCTTAGAGATGTGTTGATatggggttttttatgcttctCTCTTGTTTGCAATTGCTCACTCTCTAGTCTCTTCCCCTTATTTGTTGCATATCTATTTGTTTCTTGGTTATTTAGAATTAGCGGCATTTTAAATAAAACCATTCCTTCTTAACTTGcttgtataattttatttaccGAACTTGTCTCTCTCTTTGATGTGTGCAGAAGCTAGCTCGACTTGCCTACATAGTAACAATGAAAATAGTTTGAAGGGCCAGACGTCCAACAACAATGAGGACACACCATTAAAGTTGGTGCTTTACCTTGATGGAGAGAAGCTAGAATATTCGTCTACCTTGTACCAAGAATTTCTTCATAGACAAATGAAATCACCCAGTGAACGTCTAAATGGTTCAAATTTGTGGAGTGCTATATACACTGTAACATATAGGAGAGTAGCACAGAATGAAACAAGTACTTCTATAGAATGTAGGAACATCTGTGAAAATGCTGCAAAAGATAATGTTCTGAAACATCTGATTGTTTCACCACTTTTTTCAAGCATATTTTCTCTTGGACTTGGTTCTATATTGGACTCGGCAGGACCTTCAAGCGACATATTGTTGCTTCTGAGAAGTTTAGAAATGATTAACAGGTTTTCTTACCATTTGGTGTGTTATGAAAGAATAAATGCTTTTGGTCAAGGTAGGTTCGACAATTTGAATGAGTTGAAAGTGGCACTTCCAGCACTGTCGCAGAATGAATTTGTGAGCTGTAGATTGACCGAAAAATTGGAACAGCATATGCGGGATCCTTCAGCTGTACATATCGGTGCCATGCCATTGTGGTGTAGTCAGTTGATTGCCAGATGCccgtttttgtttaattttgagAGTAGATTTAAGTTTTTTCAGTTGGGGGCATTTGGTATAATGCACATTCCACCTAATATGTCATCTAATAATGACTCGAATAGATCCCGAGATGGGAAAGCTTCCACTGGTATACCACCTCGTAAGAAGTTCCTGGTTTGTCGAGAACGTATTTTAGAGTCGGCAACGAAAATGATGGATCTATATGCTGGAAAGAAGGTAGTTGTAGAGGTGGAATATAGTGAAGAAGTTGGTACAGGTCTTGGTCCAACACTGGAATTTTACACATTACTGAGCAGTGAGTTTCAAAAGGCTGGCTCGGGTATGTGGAGAGGTGATTCGACGTTAGGTACTAACAGTTGCAGCCAGCAGGGTTCCATGTCCAAGTTTATGGTGTCCACTTATGGACTTTTTCCACGTCCTTGGTCACCAACATTAAACAACATAAATGGTTTAGAGTTTTCTGATGTTATTAAGAAGTTTGTCCTCTTGGGGCAAGTTGTAGGAAAGGCCCTTCAGGATGGAAGAGTTCTCGATATTCCTTTCTCCATAGCATTTTATAAACTTGTCCTGGGGAAGGTAATGTCTTATATAACTTGTAGTATCACAATTTACAcctgttttttgtatttttcaaCCTCCCTTCCCCACAAAGAGAATACAAAAAACtttactccctccgtcccattgaatttgcagCATTTGCCATTTTGGTCTATCCCACTTAATTAGCATCATTTCTATATTTGGAAAATGGCccattactttcttttaatctcattcatacattttaactatcttctaatttcatccacacaattcattctctctcttcatttattaccattatctactttttttcttaaaaaacatcATTTTTCTCTTTGATTCAAACTATACAGGACAGAGGGAGTAATAGGGAGCGAGGAGGTTGGTTTTAATTGGTAATGTGCTTGTTCCATCTGTGACGTTGTTTATGTTATGTCATGTTAGGAACTCTCTGTGTGTGATATTCAGTCTTTTGATCCTGAGCTTGGAAAAACGTTGTTGGAGTTCAAGGCTCTTGCTTGCAGACAAAGATGCATGGAATTTACTTGTGGGAGAAATATTAAAGACGACGAGGGTTTGATGTTCCAGAGTACGACAATTGAAGATCTGTGCCTTAACTTTACACTCCCCGGCTACCCGGATTACGTCCTTTCATCTGGGATGGATGATGTGATGGTAGGGTCAATTATGTCCATTGTTTCTTAAAAAGTTAGGATTCCTGGTCTCATACATATGACATATCATCCCATTTGTTCAGGTTACCATCAACAACTTGGAAGAGTATATTTCTCTTGTTTTGGATGCAACATTACAATCTGGAGTTTCCAGACAAGTGGAAGCTTTTAGATCGGGGTTGAACCAGGTTTGCACTTTTACTACGTTCCTTGTAATCAACGTATAATGGTTGTTTACAATTACCCTTTTCTCTTGGTTTGTACCACTGCTACCTTCTACTTTGGCCTggaccagtgtcacatgatttgctaatcgCCTCGCAAATcgaaaaaagtgaattatggtcggttttaggctatttttgaaccattttgagcgaatcgtaAATTCAAAAGCCGAACTAACTAGCGAATCATGTTTCACTAGTCTGGACCATTTGTTGTTGTAGTCTTATAAAAAATCTTGATCAAATGGTTCCGAAAACCTCAGGACTTCCATTGGCGAAGCACCTCCTTTATCGGTATGAGTTGGGAAATTGTTAACGATGATGTCAAATTCGTCCCCAACCTAAAtaccttgtttgttttgtgtcGGGAAATTGTTATCGATGTTGTCAAAGAAAAAGAATTGTACACTTCATTTTTTATGCGATAAATCAGCAAGTTGTCGagttttttatgaaaatgaaaaaatcatTTGAGCTGCTTATGCTTAGGCGTAgacacaaatttctctctattGTCTATTGATATGAACTTTTCAGGTAATCCTGGATAAACATCTTCAACTTTTCACTGAGGAAGAGCTTGAGCTATTGCTTTGTGGAGAACGTGATTTCTCGTTTGTATGTGCAGTGATTAGTTGTCAATTTTTTCATGTaaactatattataatattgctagttactaatgatttttttgttgttaacaGTCCGGCGACCTACTTAATCACGTCAAATATGATCACGGATATACTGCTACAAGTCCTCCAATCATCAATGTACCCCCTCGCTTTCAAGCTTATCGAACTACGTACTCGAGATTAATGTGCACTTCTTTACTCATACATTAAACTAACCTCTATTTTCTGGATCTTAGTTTTTGGAGGTCATTAATGAGTTCTCCTATGAACAAAGGCGTGCTTTTCTTCAGTTCGTGACTGGTGCACCTCGTCTTCCTTCTGGCGGTTTGGCTGCCCTTAATCCTAAGTTAACAATCGTGCTCAAGGTCTTATTGCTCAACTTATTATAACCTTGTTATAACAGTCTCA
The sequence above is drawn from the Amaranthus tricolor cultivar Red isolate AtriRed21 chromosome 5, ASM2621246v1, whole genome shotgun sequence genome and encodes:
- the LOC130813851 gene encoding E3 ubiquitin-protein ligase UPL4 isoform X1 produces the protein MQDSLMESRGQKRSDIAEELPSDKRACSSLEIRPNVSYVNPETLADSVSKEVTTRDGDMETSSSSDSDSDHSDDEAERDFQYGSDVDDHRLRTLQRLQRSHSYIDSAKLKRIIPNLNNDADPCGQLMALTELCELISFCTEGSLSSMIAEQLASPLVKLAKHENNPDIMLLATRAITYLCDVFHWSSRLLVRHDAVPVLCQRLTVIEYLDVAELCLQALEKISHNQPLACLQSGAIMAVLNYIDFFSTSVQRTAIRIIVNLCKELRCDSSSPFMEAVPILCNLLQHEDRQLVELVATCLIKVGDCVKDSSALLSELYGHGVVNHVTRLIDVNSRISLSQSTYTGLVGLVSKIASGSADVVSTLFELDIGRILKDVLSNSDVSQGTPSPRALHNNNAQVQEILKLLHELLPEVTSNQNEELMSSIEKSLHDQSFRLLKFGLDALPTLVQVVSSGANLYVCYGCLSIIRRIVYFSKPEDLLKLFEGINIASFLAGIFTRNDNHVRLIALQITEMILEKLSNIVMPAFVKEGVLFAIDNLLIPDNSLQTTFPLLNSTQNNKAAESKVMRCLCYTYCTRDPKPMLDSDLCKANKDSIHSLAEEIKMKYFSVESNGSESMVTDLLQDLRNDSLIINDLVKISPALETDAQSEERLRSVLEKVILQLGGDAPISTFELIESGIIKALLNYLSNGQFLSSSNIPNDPSHVYVVQKRFEAFARISLSSHDSGSQDLPLSSLVKKLQIALSTVESFPIMAGYSTRNRVSYAAIPNDCPILYPCVRVRFVRGENDVCLFDYSKDAISVDPFCLVEEIEQFLRPKVKKTKVELSDNIPDVSSDMQSSLEEETYSSKATENLIEASSTCLHSNNENSLKGQTSNNNEDTPLKLVLYLDGEKLEYSSTLYQEFLHRQMKSPSERLNGSNLWSAIYTVTYRRVAQNETSTSIECRNICENAAKDNVLKHLIVSPLFSSIFSLGLGSILDSAGPSSDILLLLRSLEMINRFSYHLVCYERINAFGQGRFDNLNELKVALPALSQNEFVSCRLTEKLEQHMRDPSAVHIGAMPLWCSQLIARCPFLFNFESRFKFFQLGAFGIMHIPPNMSSNNDSNRSRDGKASTGIPPRKKFLVCRERILESATKMMDLYAGKKVVVEVEYSEEVGTGLGPTLEFYTLLSSEFQKAGSGMWRGDSTLGTNSCSQQGSMSKFMVSTYGLFPRPWSPTLNNINGLEFSDVIKKFVLLGQVVGKALQDGRVLDIPFSIAFYKLVLGKELSVCDIQSFDPELGKTLLEFKALACRQRCMEFTCGRNIKDDEGLMFQSTTIEDLCLNFTLPGYPDYVLSSGMDDVMVTINNLEEYISLVLDATLQSGVSRQVEAFRSGLNQVILDKHLQLFTEEELELLLCGERDFSFSGDLLNHVKYDHGYTATSPPIINFLEVINEFSYEQRRAFLQFVTGAPRLPSGGLAALNPKLTIVLKHSNNCPDTDLPSVMTCANYLKLPPYSSKEILKEKLLYAIIEGQESFHLS
- the LOC130813851 gene encoding E3 ubiquitin-protein ligase UPL4 isoform X2 — translated: MESRGQKRSDIAEELPSDKRACSSLEIRPNVSYVNPETLADSVSKEVTTRDGDMETSSSSDSDSDHSDDEAERDFQYGSDVDDHRLRTLQRLQRSHSYIDSAKLKRIIPNLNNDADPCGQLMALTELCELISFCTEGSLSSMIAEQLASPLVKLAKHENNPDIMLLATRAITYLCDVFHWSSRLLVRHDAVPVLCQRLTVIEYLDVAELCLQALEKISHNQPLACLQSGAIMAVLNYIDFFSTSVQRTAIRIIVNLCKELRCDSSSPFMEAVPILCNLLQHEDRQLVELVATCLIKVGDCVKDSSALLSELYGHGVVNHVTRLIDVNSRISLSQSTYTGLVGLVSKIASGSADVVSTLFELDIGRILKDVLSNSDVSQGTPSPRALHNNNAQVQEILKLLHELLPEVTSNQNEELMSSIEKSLHDQSFRLLKFGLDALPTLVQVVSSGANLYVCYGCLSIIRRIVYFSKPEDLLKLFEGINIASFLAGIFTRNDNHVRLIALQITEMILEKLSNIVMPAFVKEGVLFAIDNLLIPDNSLQTTFPLLNSTQNNKAAESKVMRCLCYTYCTRDPKPMLDSDLCKANKDSIHSLAEEIKMKYFSVESNGSESMVTDLLQDLRNDSLIINDLVKISPALETDAQSEERLRSVLEKVILQLGGDAPISTFELIESGIIKALLNYLSNGQFLSSSNIPNDPSHVYVVQKRFEAFARISLSSHDSGSQDLPLSSLVKKLQIALSTVESFPIMAGYSTRNRVSYAAIPNDCPILYPCVRVRFVRGENDVCLFDYSKDAISVDPFCLVEEIEQFLRPKVKKTKVELSDNIPDVSSDMQSSLEEETYSSKATENLIEASSTCLHSNNENSLKGQTSNNNEDTPLKLVLYLDGEKLEYSSTLYQEFLHRQMKSPSERLNGSNLWSAIYTVTYRRVAQNETSTSIECRNICENAAKDNVLKHLIVSPLFSSIFSLGLGSILDSAGPSSDILLLLRSLEMINRFSYHLVCYERINAFGQGRFDNLNELKVALPALSQNEFVSCRLTEKLEQHMRDPSAVHIGAMPLWCSQLIARCPFLFNFESRFKFFQLGAFGIMHIPPNMSSNNDSNRSRDGKASTGIPPRKKFLVCRERILESATKMMDLYAGKKVVVEVEYSEEVGTGLGPTLEFYTLLSSEFQKAGSGMWRGDSTLGTNSCSQQGSMSKFMVSTYGLFPRPWSPTLNNINGLEFSDVIKKFVLLGQVVGKALQDGRVLDIPFSIAFYKLVLGKELSVCDIQSFDPELGKTLLEFKALACRQRCMEFTCGRNIKDDEGLMFQSTTIEDLCLNFTLPGYPDYVLSSGMDDVMVTINNLEEYISLVLDATLQSGVSRQVEAFRSGLNQVILDKHLQLFTEEELELLLCGERDFSFSGDLLNHVKYDHGYTATSPPIINFLEVINEFSYEQRRAFLQFVTGAPRLPSGGLAALNPKLTIVLKHSNNCPDTDLPSVMTCANYLKLPPYSSKEILKEKLLYAIIEGQESFHLS
- the LOC130813851 gene encoding E3 ubiquitin-protein ligase UPL4 isoform X3 encodes the protein MIAEQLASPLVKLAKHENNPDIMLLATRAITYLCDVFHWSSRLLVRHDAVPVLCQRLTVIEYLDVAELCLQALEKISHNQPLACLQSGAIMAVLNYIDFFSTSVQRTAIRIIVNLCKELRCDSSSPFMEAVPILCNLLQHEDRQLVELVATCLIKVGDCVKDSSALLSELYGHGVVNHVTRLIDVNSRISLSQSTYTGLVGLVSKIASGSADVVSTLFELDIGRILKDVLSNSDVSQGTPSPRALHNNNAQVQEILKLLHELLPEVTSNQNEELMSSIEKSLHDQSFRLLKFGLDALPTLVQVVSSGANLYVCYGCLSIIRRIVYFSKPEDLLKLFEGINIASFLAGIFTRNDNHVRLIALQITEMILEKLSNIVMPAFVKEGVLFAIDNLLIPDNSLQTTFPLLNSTQNNKAAESKVMRCLCYTYCTRDPKPMLDSDLCKANKDSIHSLAEEIKMKYFSVESNGSESMVTDLLQDLRNDSLIINDLVKISPALETDAQSEERLRSVLEKVILQLGGDAPISTFELIESGIIKALLNYLSNGQFLSSSNIPNDPSHVYVVQKRFEAFARISLSSHDSGSQDLPLSSLVKKLQIALSTVESFPIMAGYSTRNRVSYAAIPNDCPILYPCVRVRFVRGENDVCLFDYSKDAISVDPFCLVEEIEQFLRPKVKKTKVELSDNIPDVSSDMQSSLEEETYSSKATENLIEASSTCLHSNNENSLKGQTSNNNEDTPLKLVLYLDGEKLEYSSTLYQEFLHRQMKSPSERLNGSNLWSAIYTVTYRRVAQNETSTSIECRNICENAAKDNVLKHLIVSPLFSSIFSLGLGSILDSAGPSSDILLLLRSLEMINRFSYHLVCYERINAFGQGRFDNLNELKVALPALSQNEFVSCRLTEKLEQHMRDPSAVHIGAMPLWCSQLIARCPFLFNFESRFKFFQLGAFGIMHIPPNMSSNNDSNRSRDGKASTGIPPRKKFLVCRERILESATKMMDLYAGKKVVVEVEYSEEVGTGLGPTLEFYTLLSSEFQKAGSGMWRGDSTLGTNSCSQQGSMSKFMVSTYGLFPRPWSPTLNNINGLEFSDVIKKFVLLGQVVGKALQDGRVLDIPFSIAFYKLVLGKELSVCDIQSFDPELGKTLLEFKALACRQRCMEFTCGRNIKDDEGLMFQSTTIEDLCLNFTLPGYPDYVLSSGMDDVMVTINNLEEYISLVLDATLQSGVSRQVEAFRSGLNQVILDKHLQLFTEEELELLLCGERDFSFSGDLLNHVKYDHGYTATSPPIINFLEVINEFSYEQRRAFLQFVTGAPRLPSGGLAALNPKLTIVLKHSNNCPDTDLPSVMTCANYLKLPPYSSKEILKEKLLYAIIEGQESFHLS